In a genomic window of Nocardia fluminea:
- a CDS encoding GtrA family protein, with protein sequence MSQSVEPPGVPFVSKVVAGLRQGAAFLVVGAIGFVVDAGTYNLLVFWGGGFSLSEGVLYHSPLVAKIIAIVVATVVTYFGNKWWTYSHRKSGSPVREYLLYAIVNVVAILLQLGCLGFSRYVLDLSSPLADNISATVIGQTMAVVFRYWAYSKFVFTGSSASDEQHARSAATPH encoded by the coding sequence GTGTCGCAATCTGTTGAACCGCCTGGTGTGCCCTTTGTGTCGAAGGTGGTGGCGGGGTTGCGGCAGGGTGCGGCGTTTCTCGTTGTCGGGGCGATCGGGTTTGTCGTCGATGCGGGGACCTACAACCTGTTGGTGTTCTGGGGTGGGGGTTTCTCCCTCTCGGAAGGTGTGCTCTATCACTCGCCGCTGGTTGCCAAGATCATCGCGATCGTGGTGGCGACAGTCGTCACCTACTTCGGGAACAAGTGGTGGACCTACTCGCACCGTAAGTCCGGCAGCCCGGTTCGGGAATATCTGCTGTACGCGATCGTCAATGTCGTAGCGATCCTCCTGCAACTCGGCTGCCTCGGCTTTTCCCGTTATGTACTCGATCTGTCGTCACCGCTGGCGGACAACATTTCCGCCACTGTGATCGGGCAGACCATGGCGGTCGTATTCCGCTATTGGGCCTACAGCAAATTCGTTTTCACCGGCTCATCGGCAAGCGATGAGCAACACGCGCGGAGTGCGGCAACTCCTCACTGA
- a CDS encoding glycosyltransferase produces the protein MEQSATTAVTESNDRREAAPASLRGEHSAPERLVLARGIFTGPSARVNDDLYAVVKGGAAVRERHSLHLPKGATAHTNTYFGRFAASYWQRWTTVTEVSVGAHLVVGHKANVRLVASDIAGHRRIIASLVATSSGVVSLTAPLDQYVDGGALWLEFDAVGGELDITELAWTARAPEKVRPVAIAICTFNRAEDCAHTVAALASDATVLAAIDAVYVVDQGTDLVEDRPLFQQVRPDFGDKLRYIRQPNLGGAGGFTRGLYEVSAANEHADVILMDDDILCEPETVLRLQAFANLTVEPTLVGAQMLFLLNPDYLNVGAEEVHLHELKHGQKVPKALRNTSMLKKNQERRVDAGYNAWWTCLIPAEVVKKIGLPVPIFFQWDDVEYGIRAREHGFVTVTLPNAAVWHADFYWKDYDDWARYFSTRNSLIVGALHTDLDGKAITREFFRYIAEHLVGMQYGLVHTTLQGIEDFMKGPKALRDGGIDALAAARSTRNDYPETIKHPAATPPVNSADISVRRASGEPSRVTLVLIKRAITQWTGRTQPGLIGITREDAHWWHVGLFDHVVVTDASQSGVRVRRRDKARARALLIRAYRTLRKLRKELPALQAEYRAAVPELTSRENWARLYGIDPN, from the coding sequence ATGGAGCAGTCGGCTACCACAGCCGTGACCGAATCGAACGATCGGCGCGAGGCCGCGCCCGCATCGTTGCGCGGTGAACACTCAGCGCCCGAGCGGCTCGTGCTGGCTCGAGGCATCTTCACCGGCCCCTCGGCACGCGTGAACGACGACCTCTACGCCGTCGTCAAGGGGGGTGCCGCCGTTCGCGAACGGCATTCGCTGCACCTGCCGAAGGGCGCGACCGCGCACACCAACACCTACTTCGGCCGATTCGCCGCCAGCTACTGGCAGCGCTGGACCACCGTCACCGAGGTCTCGGTGGGTGCGCACCTGGTGGTCGGCCACAAGGCGAACGTCCGTCTGGTCGCCTCCGACATCGCGGGCCACCGCCGGATCATCGCCTCGCTGGTGGCGACCAGCAGCGGTGTCGTCTCGCTGACGGCCCCACTGGACCAGTACGTCGACGGTGGCGCGTTGTGGCTCGAGTTCGACGCCGTCGGGGGCGAACTCGACATCACCGAACTCGCCTGGACCGCGCGGGCCCCCGAGAAGGTGCGCCCGGTCGCCATCGCGATCTGCACCTTCAACCGGGCCGAGGACTGCGCGCACACCGTTGCCGCGCTGGCCTCGGACGCCACCGTGCTGGCCGCCATCGACGCGGTGTACGTGGTGGACCAGGGCACCGACCTGGTCGAGGATCGCCCGTTGTTCCAGCAGGTCCGCCCCGATTTCGGCGACAAGCTGCGCTACATCCGCCAGCCCAACCTCGGCGGCGCGGGCGGGTTCACCCGCGGCCTCTACGAGGTGTCGGCGGCCAACGAGCACGCCGACGTCATCCTGATGGACGACGACATCCTCTGCGAGCCCGAGACCGTGCTGCGCCTGCAGGCGTTCGCCAACCTCACCGTCGAACCGACCCTGGTCGGCGCGCAGATGCTGTTCCTGCTCAACCCCGACTACCTCAATGTCGGCGCGGAGGAGGTGCACCTGCACGAGCTCAAGCACGGCCAGAAGGTGCCCAAGGCGCTGCGCAACACCTCCATGCTCAAGAAGAACCAGGAGCGCCGGGTCGATGCCGGCTACAACGCCTGGTGGACCTGCCTGATCCCGGCCGAGGTCGTGAAGAAGATCGGCCTTCCGGTCCCGATCTTCTTCCAGTGGGACGACGTCGAGTACGGCATCCGCGCGCGCGAGCACGGTTTCGTCACCGTCACGCTCCCCAACGCGGCCGTGTGGCACGCCGACTTCTACTGGAAGGACTACGACGACTGGGCGCGGTACTTCTCCACCCGTAACTCGCTCATCGTCGGCGCCCTGCACACCGATCTCGACGGCAAGGCGATCACGCGCGAGTTCTTCCGCTACATCGCCGAGCACCTCGTCGGCATGCAGTACGGCCTGGTGCACACCACCTTGCAGGGCATCGAGGACTTCATGAAGGGCCCGAAGGCGTTGCGCGACGGCGGTATCGACGCGCTCGCCGCCGCCCGCAGCACCCGCAACGACTACCCCGAGACGATCAAGCACCCGGCGGCCACGCCACCGGTGAACTCCGCCGACATCTCCGTGCGCCGGGCGAGCGGCGAACCGAGCCGCGTCACCCTGGTGCTGATCAAGCGCGCCATCACCCAGTGGACCGGCCGCACACAGCCCGGCCTCATCGGCATCACCCGCGAGGACGCGCACTGGTGGCACGTCGGCCTGTTCGACCACGTGGTCGTCACCGACGCCTCCCAGTCGGGCGTGCGGGTGCGCCGCCGGGACAAGGCCCGTGCCCGCGCGCTGCTCATCCGCGCCTACCGCACCCTGCGCAAGCTCCGCAAGGAACTACCCGCCCTCCAGGCCGAATACCGCGCCGCGGTCCCCGAACTCACCAGCCGCGAGAACTGGGCCCGCCTGTACGGTATCGACCCCAACTGA
- the wzm gene encoding galactan export ABC transporter permease subunit Wzm/RfbD codes for MVSDSQTFGRAFKDMRDGLHQRELWLSLGWQDIKQRYRRSVLGPFWITIATGLQALAMGLLYSTLLDQPISEYLPYVTVGLIVWNVISASILEGSDVFIANEGLIKQLPSALSVHVYRLVWRQFLFFAHNAAIYAVLLVAFSIWRDLDWSFLLVVPAILLLFLNAMWVTIVFGIFSTRYRDIAPILGSMTLMLFVLTPVMWSTKALENSVGGMSDRAKLIEIVPTFHYLEIVRAPLLGEPSEWHHWAIVGAITVVGWVVAILALKQYRARVPYWV; via the coding sequence ATGGTGTCGGATTCGCAGACGTTCGGGCGTGCCTTCAAGGACATGCGCGACGGCCTGCACCAACGCGAGCTGTGGTTGTCGCTGGGCTGGCAGGACATCAAGCAGCGCTACCGCCGCTCGGTGCTCGGCCCGTTCTGGATCACCATCGCGACCGGTTTGCAGGCGCTGGCGATGGGGCTGCTGTACTCGACGCTGCTGGATCAGCCGATCAGTGAGTACCTGCCGTACGTGACCGTCGGCCTGATCGTGTGGAACGTCATCAGCGCCTCGATCCTCGAGGGCTCTGATGTCTTCATCGCCAACGAGGGACTGATCAAACAGTTGCCCTCGGCGCTGAGCGTGCACGTGTATCGCCTGGTCTGGCGCCAGTTCCTGTTCTTCGCCCACAACGCGGCGATCTACGCCGTGCTGCTGGTCGCCTTCTCGATCTGGCGTGACCTGGACTGGTCGTTCCTGCTGGTGGTACCCGCGATCCTGCTGCTGTTCCTCAACGCCATGTGGGTGACGATCGTGTTCGGCATCTTCTCCACCCGCTACCGCGATATCGCCCCGATCCTCGGCTCGATGACGCTGATGCTGTTCGTGCTGACCCCGGTGATGTGGTCGACGAAGGCGCTCGAGAACTCGGTCGGCGGCATGAGCGATCGGGCCAAGCTGATCGAGATCGTCCCCACCTTCCACTATCTGGAGATCGTGCGCGCTCCCCTGCTCGGTGAGCCGTCGGAATGGCACCACTGGGCGATCGTCGGTGCGATCACCGTCGTCGGCTGGGTTGTCGCGATCCTGGCGCTCAAGCAGTACCGTGCCCGCGTCCCGTACTGGGTTTAG
- the rsgA gene encoding ribosome small subunit-dependent GTPase A codes for MVDYDLLVPYGWTEAVASEYLPLLGDLAPARIVRMDRSECDVVTPRGPARAACPRDITGLCTGDWVGLDAENTVRQLLPRRSAIMRSSVSGRSVAQVLATNVDTVLICSAADGDVDLGRIERMLALAWESNAQPVVVLTKADAAEYLPLDEVRAVAPGATVVAVSATVAAGLDVLTAVLSGTVALIGPSGAGKSTLANALLGAEVFATNAVRAVDGKGRHTTVHRELRPLPGGGTLIDTPGLRGIGLYDAADGIGKTFSDIESLAADCRFADCVHETEPGCAVQAALADGTIAERRLTSYRKLARENEWMAARTDKRLAAERERVWRDISKQHRRQYRERGRR; via the coding sequence ATGGTCGACTACGACCTGCTCGTCCCTTACGGCTGGACCGAAGCCGTAGCTTCTGAATATCTGCCGCTCCTCGGCGACCTCGCACCCGCACGCATCGTGCGGATGGACCGCAGCGAATGCGATGTGGTGACCCCACGTGGCCCGGCGCGAGCCGCCTGCCCGCGCGACATCACCGGACTGTGCACCGGCGACTGGGTCGGCCTCGATGCCGAAAACACGGTGCGCCAACTGCTCCCACGGCGCTCGGCGATCATGCGATCGTCGGTGTCGGGGCGCTCGGTGGCTCAGGTGCTGGCCACCAATGTGGATACCGTGCTCATCTGCTCGGCCGCCGACGGCGATGTGGATCTGGGACGGATCGAACGGATGCTCGCACTGGCCTGGGAGAGCAACGCACAGCCGGTTGTCGTGCTCACCAAAGCCGATGCGGCGGAATATCTTCCGCTCGACGAGGTGCGTGCGGTCGCGCCCGGCGCCACGGTCGTCGCGGTGAGCGCCACCGTCGCGGCGGGTCTCGATGTGCTCACCGCGGTGCTCAGCGGCACCGTGGCCCTGATCGGGCCGTCCGGCGCGGGCAAATCCACTCTCGCCAACGCACTGCTCGGCGCGGAAGTGTTCGCCACCAACGCGGTTCGCGCGGTGGACGGCAAAGGCCGCCACACCACGGTGCACCGCGAGCTGCGACCACTCCCCGGCGGCGGGACGCTCATCGACACCCCTGGCCTACGCGGCATCGGCCTCTACGACGCCGCCGACGGCATCGGCAAAACCTTCAGCGACATCGAATCCCTCGCTGCCGATTGCCGTTTCGCCGACTGCGTCCACGAGACCGAGCCCGGCTGTGCGGTCCAGGCGGCTCTCGCCGACGGCACCATCGCCGAACGCAGGCTGACCAGCTACCGCAAGCTGGCCAGGGAGAACGAGTGGATGGCCGCCCGCACCGACAAACGCCTGGCCGCCGAACGTGAACGGGTTTGGCGCGACATCAGCAAACAACACCGCAGGCAGTACCGCGAACGAGGCCGCCGCTGA
- the wzt gene encoding galactan export ABC transporter ATP-binding subunit Wzt/RfbE, protein MSRVSIETHEAWVEFPIFDAKSRSLKKAFLGKAGGAIGRNSSDVVVVEALRDINLSLKEGDRVGLVGHNGAGKSTLLRLLSGIYEPSRGSARIRGRVAPVFDLGVGMDPEISGYENIIIRGLFLGQTRKQMMAKIDEIADFTELGEYLSMPLRTYSTGMRVRLAMGVVTSIDPEILLLDEGIGAVDAEFMKKARTRLQSLVARSGILVFASHSNEFLAQLCDTAMWIDHGQIREQGGIEDVVRAYEGPEAGNHVAQVLRELETEGALGAAGEKKLEQNQV, encoded by the coding sequence ATGAGCCGTGTGAGTATCGAAACCCATGAGGCGTGGGTCGAGTTCCCCATCTTCGACGCCAAGTCGCGGTCGCTGAAGAAGGCGTTCCTCGGCAAGGCAGGCGGCGCGATCGGACGCAACAGCTCCGATGTGGTGGTGGTCGAGGCGCTGCGCGACATCAACCTCTCGCTCAAAGAAGGCGACCGGGTGGGCCTGGTCGGCCACAACGGCGCGGGCAAGTCGACGCTGCTGCGCCTGCTGTCGGGCATCTACGAACCCTCGCGCGGCAGTGCGCGCATCCGCGGCCGGGTGGCTCCGGTGTTCGACCTCGGCGTCGGCATGGATCCGGAGATCTCCGGCTACGAGAACATCATCATCCGCGGCCTCTTCCTCGGGCAGACGCGCAAGCAGATGATGGCCAAGATCGACGAGATCGCCGACTTCACCGAACTCGGCGAATACCTGTCGATGCCGCTGCGCACCTACTCCACCGGTATGCGGGTGCGCCTGGCGATGGGGGTGGTCACCTCGATCGACCCCGAGATCCTGCTGCTCGACGAGGGTATCGGCGCGGTCGACGCGGAGTTCATGAAGAAGGCCCGCACGCGATTGCAGTCGCTGGTCGCGCGGTCGGGAATCCTGGTGTTCGCCAGCCATTCCAACGAATTCCTCGCCCAGCTCTGCGACACCGCGATGTGGATCGACCACGGTCAGATCCGCGAACAAGGCGGGATCGAGGACGTCGTGCGAGCGTACGAGGGGCCCGAGGCGGGTAATCACGTGGCACAGGTGCTGCGTGAGCTGGAAACCGAGGGCGCACTCGGCGCGGCGGGCGAGAAGAAGCTGGAGCAGAATCAGGTATGA
- the glfT1 gene encoding galactofuranosyltransferase GlfT1: MSGQRDEAAPAAVPGGFSMTDRLEATPAPVEPAAVLPDEALPAAVLPDDAELPPGAEPADITTETGPTARIIAVVVTHKRRELLAESLKVLASQTRPVDHLIVVDNANEDAVAELVAQQPIEATYLGSRHNLGGAGGFALGMLHALTQGADWVWLADDDGRPDGPEVLATLIDCARRHNLVEVSPVVCDIDEPDRLAFPLRRGVVWRRLRSELGDEDFLPGIASLFNGALISAKAVDLIGVPDLRLFVRGDEVEVHRRLVRSGLPFGTCLQTAYLHPNGAEEFKPILGGRMHTQYPDDPVKRYFTYRNRGYLMSQPGMRKLLPQEWIRFSWFFLVTRRDPAGLKEWFRLRSLGRNEHFGKPD; the protein is encoded by the coding sequence ATGAGCGGTCAACGTGACGAGGCTGCCCCGGCCGCCGTGCCGGGTGGGTTCAGCATGACCGACCGTCTCGAGGCGACTCCGGCACCCGTCGAACCCGCCGCCGTGCTGCCCGACGAGGCATTGCCCGCGGCGGTGCTGCCCGACGACGCCGAACTGCCCCCCGGTGCCGAACCCGCCGACATCACGACCGAGACCGGCCCCACCGCGCGGATCATCGCGGTGGTCGTCACGCACAAGCGCCGGGAACTGCTCGCCGAGTCGCTGAAGGTGCTCGCCTCGCAGACGCGGCCGGTCGACCATCTGATCGTCGTCGACAACGCCAACGAGGACGCGGTGGCCGAGCTGGTCGCGCAGCAGCCGATCGAGGCCACCTACCTGGGTTCACGCCACAACCTCGGCGGCGCGGGCGGTTTCGCGCTCGGCATGCTGCACGCGCTCACCCAGGGCGCGGATTGGGTGTGGCTGGCCGATGACGACGGCCGCCCCGACGGGCCCGAAGTGCTCGCGACGCTGATCGATTGCGCGCGCAGGCACAACCTGGTCGAGGTGTCGCCGGTGGTCTGCGACATCGACGAGCCGGACCGACTCGCGTTCCCGCTGCGCCGTGGCGTGGTGTGGCGGCGGCTGCGTTCGGAACTCGGCGACGAGGACTTCCTGCCCGGCATCGCGTCGCTGTTCAACGGCGCGCTGATCTCGGCGAAGGCCGTCGACCTGATCGGTGTGCCCGACCTGCGGCTGTTCGTGCGCGGCGACGAGGTGGAGGTGCATCGCCGCCTGGTCCGCTCCGGGCTGCCGTTCGGCACCTGCTTGCAGACCGCCTACCTGCATCCCAACGGCGCCGAGGAGTTCAAGCCGATCCTGGGCGGGCGAATGCACACCCAGTACCCGGACGACCCCGTGAAGCGCTACTTCACCTACCGCAATCGCGGTTACCTGATGTCGCAGCCCGGTATGCGGAAGCTGTTGCCGCAGGAATGGATTCGCTTCTCCTGGTTCTTCCTCGTGACCCGCCGCGACCCGGCCGGGCTCAAGGAATGGTTCCGGCTGCGGTCGCTGGGCCGCAACGAGCACTTCGGTAAACCCGACTAG
- a CDS encoding glycosyltransferase family 2 protein encodes MDSTELRIAAVVPCHNEEAAVAKVVADLKAAVPGIVVYVYDNLSTDRTAECAREAGAIVRFENTKGKGNVVRRAFADIDADVYLMIDGDDTYEASAAPLMIKTLLEGPYDHILGVRKQDDADSSAYRSGHETGNKVLNGVVGKVFGENVEDMLSGFRVFSRRFVKSFPAVSREFEIETELTVHSLHLRVPQTSVSVGFRDRPAGSESKLRTYRDGTKILALILGLARHERPVAFYGLFGTIAWLISVVLTVPIVIDFYNTHQVARFPTLFLAFTLLLLGSLAWTAGLILDGIRRSRHETARLVYLRYAAAGVSEDVAAGDRR; translated from the coding sequence GTGGACTCCACCGAGCTTCGCATTGCCGCCGTGGTCCCCTGCCACAACGAAGAGGCCGCGGTCGCCAAGGTCGTCGCCGACCTCAAAGCCGCTGTGCCGGGGATCGTCGTCTATGTCTACGACAACCTGAGCACCGACCGCACCGCCGAATGTGCCCGTGAGGCCGGGGCGATCGTGCGCTTCGAGAACACCAAGGGCAAGGGCAATGTCGTGCGCCGCGCCTTCGCCGATATCGATGCCGACGTGTATCTGATGATCGACGGTGACGACACCTATGAGGCGTCGGCGGCGCCGCTGATGATCAAGACCCTGCTCGAGGGCCCGTACGACCACATTCTCGGTGTGCGCAAGCAGGACGACGCCGATTCCAGCGCTTACCGCAGTGGTCACGAGACCGGCAACAAGGTGCTCAACGGCGTGGTGGGCAAGGTGTTCGGCGAGAACGTCGAGGACATGCTGAGCGGCTTCCGGGTGTTCTCGCGCCGGTTCGTGAAGAGCTTCCCCGCGGTGTCGCGGGAATTCGAGATCGAGACCGAGCTGACCGTGCATTCGCTGCACCTGCGCGTGCCGCAGACCTCGGTGTCCGTCGGTTTCCGTGACCGTCCCGCCGGCAGCGAATCCAAGCTGCGCACCTACCGCGACGGCACCAAGATCCTCGCGCTGATCCTCGGCCTGGCCCGCCACGAACGCCCCGTCGCGTTCTACGGCCTGTTCGGCACCATCGCCTGGCTGATCTCGGTCGTGCTGACCGTGCCGATCGTGATCGACTTCTACAACACCCACCAGGTGGCGCGGTTCCCGACGCTGTTCCTGGCCTTCACGCTGCTGCTGCTCGGCAGCCTCGCCTGGACCGCGGGCCTGATCCTGGACGGCATCCGCCGTTCGCGCCACGAGACGGCGCGACTGGTCTACCTGCGCTACGCGGCCGCCGGGGTGAGCGAGGACGTCGCGGCCGGAGACCGTCGGTGA
- a CDS encoding bacterial proteasome activator family protein encodes MTHSEDVPESIVVIGPDGRPLTVPADADSASAFTAQVVPDDEKAASESAETLTDMVEQPAKVMRIGTMIKQLLEEVRAAPLDDASRSRLKEIHKSSVRELEQGLAPELREELERLTLPFTDDSVPSDAELRIAQAQLVGWLEGLFHGIQTALFAQQMAARAQLEQMRQGALPPGMHAADAKAGGHVGGGQYL; translated from the coding sequence ATGACGCACTCGGAGGATGTTCCCGAATCCATCGTCGTGATCGGTCCCGACGGCCGTCCACTGACCGTGCCCGCCGACGCCGACAGCGCGTCCGCGTTCACCGCACAGGTCGTGCCCGACGACGAGAAGGCCGCGAGCGAGTCGGCCGAGACCCTGACGGACATGGTCGAGCAGCCCGCCAAGGTGATGCGCATCGGCACGATGATCAAGCAGCTGCTCGAAGAGGTTCGCGCCGCACCGCTGGACGACGCCAGCCGCTCGCGCCTCAAGGAGATCCACAAGTCCTCGGTCCGCGAGCTCGAGCAGGGCCTCGCCCCGGAACTGCGCGAGGAACTCGAACGCCTCACCCTGCCGTTCACCGACGACTCGGTGCCCTCGGACGCGGAACTGCGCATCGCTCAGGCTCAGCTCGTCGGCTGGTTGGAGGGCCTGTTCCACGGCATCCAGACCGCGCTGTTCGCCCAGCAGATGGCCGCCCGCGCCCAGCTCGAGCAGATGCGCCAGGGCGCGCTCCCGCCCGGGATGCACGCGGCGGACGCCAAGGCAGGCGGCCACGTGGGCGGCGGTCAGTACCTGTAA
- a CDS encoding NAD(P)H-quinone oxidoreductase, whose product MYAIELNGFGGPEVMEWTVAVDPEPGPGEVLVEVVAAGVNRADVMQRKGFYPPPADASSILGLECSGTIVQLGAGVTDWQVGDRVCALLAGGGYAQFVAVPVTQLLPIPEGMDAVAAAGLPEVAATVWSNLVLTAGLRSGQLVLIHGGGGGIGTHAIQVARGLGARVAVTAGSDAKLTKCAELGAEILINYRDDDFVTALADQGGADVILDNMGAKYLERNVEALAPYGQLVVIGMQGGVSGTLNIAALLRKWGTVAATNVRGRPRSGPGSKAEIIAAVHAQLWPRVAAGEIVPVISAELPITEAARAHEMLDDAQTFGKVILRVRD is encoded by the coding sequence ATGTACGCGATTGAGCTGAACGGGTTCGGTGGGCCGGAGGTCATGGAGTGGACCGTGGCGGTCGATCCGGAGCCGGGGCCGGGTGAGGTTTTGGTGGAAGTGGTTGCGGCGGGGGTGAATCGGGCCGATGTGATGCAGCGGAAGGGGTTCTATCCGCCGCCCGCGGATGCCAGTTCGATTCTCGGGTTGGAGTGTTCGGGGACGATCGTGCAGTTGGGGGCGGGGGTTACGGACTGGCAGGTCGGGGATCGGGTGTGCGCGTTGCTGGCGGGGGGTGGGTACGCGCAGTTCGTGGCGGTGCCGGTGACGCAGCTGCTGCCGATTCCGGAGGGGATGGACGCTGTCGCGGCGGCGGGATTGCCGGAGGTGGCGGCGACGGTGTGGTCGAACCTGGTGCTGACGGCGGGGCTGCGATCGGGGCAGCTGGTCTTGATCCACGGTGGCGGCGGCGGGATCGGGACGCACGCGATCCAGGTGGCGCGTGGTCTCGGGGCGCGGGTCGCGGTGACGGCCGGGTCGGACGCGAAGCTGACCAAGTGCGCCGAGCTGGGCGCGGAGATCTTGATCAACTACCGCGACGACGACTTCGTCACGGCGCTCGCGGATCAGGGTGGGGCCGACGTGATTCTCGACAACATGGGTGCGAAGTATCTGGAACGGAATGTGGAGGCCCTCGCGCCCTATGGGCAGCTGGTGGTGATCGGAATGCAAGGCGGCGTGAGCGGAACGCTGAATATCGCCGCGCTGCTGCGCAAATGGGGCACCGTCGCCGCGACCAACGTGCGCGGCCGGCCACGCTCGGGGCCGGGGAGCAAGGCCGAGATCATCGCGGCGGTCCACGCGCAGCTGTGGCCGCGGGTGGCCGCGGGCGAGATCGTGCCGGTGATCTCCGCCGAGCTGCCGATCACCGAGGCCGCCCGCGCGCACGAGATGCTCGACGACGCACAGACCTTCGGCAAGGTGATCCTGCGGGTTCGCGACTAG
- a CDS encoding cysteine desulfurase-like protein, which produces MTYDVARVRGLIPSLGDGWIHLDPQAGMLVPDSVSRAVSTGFRTSSFSHIGRHGAASRSGAILDAAREAVADLVGGDPAGVVLGPDRAVLLAWLAESLSSRLGLGTGIVLSRLDDEANVAPWLRIANRYGAHVRWAEVEIETCEMPSWQFEELIGPTARLVALTAASPIVGSAPGVRVAADRVHDVGGLLVADAFGAAPYALIDIDDLNADVVALSAPSWGGPQVGALVFRDPAFLDRIPSMSLNPYAKGAERLEVGGHQYALLAGLTESIDFLAGLDERATGTRRERLEMSITSLQDYHDQLFDHLMQVLEKVDNLTVIGRASTRIPTVSFTMAGMQAEKVAAKLADARIGTVSGVHGGSRLLDALGVNDEGGAVTIGLAPYTTRYEIDQLGRALSALE; this is translated from the coding sequence ATGACTTATGACGTCGCGAGGGTTCGGGGCCTGATACCGTCCCTGGGCGACGGCTGGATCCATCTGGACCCGCAGGCGGGGATGCTGGTTCCCGATTCGGTATCTCGTGCCGTCTCAACGGGTTTCCGCACCTCCTCGTTTTCCCACATCGGCCGCCACGGCGCGGCCTCGCGCAGCGGCGCGATCCTCGACGCCGCCAGGGAAGCCGTCGCCGATCTGGTCGGTGGGGATCCGGCCGGCGTCGTCCTCGGTCCCGATCGTGCGGTACTGCTCGCCTGGCTGGCCGAATCGCTCAGTTCACGACTCGGCCTCGGCACCGGCATCGTGCTCTCCCGCCTGGACGACGAGGCCAACGTCGCTCCGTGGCTGCGCATCGCCAACCGCTACGGCGCGCACGTGCGCTGGGCCGAGGTGGAGATCGAGACCTGCGAGATGCCGTCGTGGCAGTTCGAGGAGCTGATCGGCCCGACGGCGCGCTTGGTGGCGCTCACCGCCGCGTCACCCATCGTCGGGTCGGCGCCCGGCGTCCGGGTGGCCGCCGATCGGGTCCACGACGTGGGCGGATTGCTGGTGGCCGACGCGTTCGGCGCGGCCCCGTACGCGCTGATCGACATCGACGACCTCAATGCCGACGTCGTCGCGCTGAGCGCGCCGTCGTGGGGCGGCCCGCAGGTGGGCGCGCTGGTCTTCCGCGACCCGGCGTTCCTCGACCGCATCCCCTCGATGTCGCTCAACCCCTATGCCAAGGGTGCTGAACGCCTCGAGGTGGGCGGGCATCAGTACGCGCTGCTGGCCGGTCTCACCGAGTCGATCGACTTCCTCGCCGGACTCGACGAGCGCGCCACCGGCACCCGCCGCGAACGCCTCGAGATGTCGATCACCTCGCTGCAGGACTATCACGACCAGCTCTTCGATCACCTCATGCAGGTGCTGGAGAAGGTCGACAATCTCACCGTGATCGGCCGGGCCTCCACCCGCATCCCGACGGTCAGTTTCACGATGGCCGGGATGCAGGCGGAGAAGGTGGCCGCCAAGCTGGCCGACGCCAGGATCGGCACGGTCAGCGGCGTGCACGGCGGCAGCAGGCTACTCGACGCGCTGGGCGTGAACGACGAGGGCGGCGCGGTGACGATCGGGCTCGCGCCCTACACGACCCGCTACGAGATCGACCAGCTCGGCCGCGCCCTCAGCGCCCTGGAATAG